The segment ATGAGTGACATTATCGACGAAGTTCTTTCATCAGTGAAAAACTCAGCCGTGTTTAAAAACAGAGAGTACCTCCTTCCAGATTACGTTCCTGACGAATTACCACATAGAGAGAATGAGATAAAGAAACTAGCCAGTATACTGGTTCAACTTTACAGAGGCGAGAGGCCAAGCAATACCTTCGTTTACGGACTAACCGGAACAGGTAAGACCGCGGTAGCTAAATATGTCCTCAATAGTTTACAAAAGAAGCTTAACAACTTCAGATACGTCTACGTAAACAGTAGGCAGAGCGACACTCCTTACAGAATACTTGCAGACATAATTGAAATTCTAGGAAATAAAGTTCCCTTCACTGGATTGTCCACTGCAGAGCTGTATAGAAGGTTAGTTAAAGAGTTAGAGAAGAGTGAGACGGTGATGATTATAGTACTCGATGAAATTGATGCTTTGGTAAAGAAACACGGAGACGATATTTTATACAAGTTGACTAGAATAAACTATGAAATACATAAAAGCAAGGTCTCAATTATTGGGATAACTAACGATATAAAGTTCATAGACGGGTTAGATCCTAGGGTAAGAAGTAGTTTAGGCGAAGAAGAGTTAGTGTTTCCTCCATATAATGCAGAGGAGTTAGAGGATATTTTAAGAAGGAGGTCCTCCTTGGCGTTTAAGGAAGGCGTGATTTCAGACTCGGTTATAAAGCTGTGCGCTGCTATAGCTGCTAGGGATCACGGTGACGCTAGAAGGGCTCTAGACCTTCTTAGAGTTTCAGGCGAGATAGCTGAAAGGTATAAAAAGAAGATTGTTACGGAAGAGGAAGTGGAGAGAGCAAGAGTAGAAATAGAAAGGGACAGGGTATACGAAGTCATAGCTACACTTCCGTTCCATTCTAAGCTGATACTCTTATCTATAGTGCAAAGCTCTATTCAGGATAGAAGATTAACTACAGGGGAAATATATACGAGATATAGAGAACTTACTTCGATAATGAGCTCAGAGTCCGTAACTCAAAGGCGGGCTAGCGACATTATAAATGAATTGGATATGATGGGGATAGTCTCTGCTAGGGTTGTAAACAGGGGCAGATATGGTAAAACTAAGGAAGTTGTATTAGCTGTTGATAGAAATATTGTGATGAAAGCATTGATCGAGAGTGATGAAAGGTTTGCTGATATCAGGAGTGGATGACGGATTTTTCCCTCTCTCTTATAAAGGTGGGAAAGGTAAATCTCCACTGGTCGTTACACTGTTCGAAGATCTCGCTTTTAAAGACGTTAACTTGGGATTTATTACTGTTGACGGTTCTGACGCAAAGGAGGCCTTTTGCAAGATTAACTGGGGAGTCACAACTATCTTTGATGGAGTGACATTCGCAGGATTTAACTATATAATACCAGACAAAAATTATATAATATTCTATGGATATAGACCTAATGTTGCCAAGGTAAAGCTGGCGTTGGATAAGCACTTCCATGACGATAGGGAAGAGAAGATAATTTCGATTTTAGAAAGGTTGGTCAGGATAGAGAGTAGATGGGGACCAGTTTATTTGTATACGGATCTAGATCTGACTTTAGCTAGGAATTTAATAGATAAATATCAAGTGTTATCAAAATATCCTGAACCAATTAGATATGCACACGTGATTGGAAAGGCGTTAGGTCATTGGCATGCCCGTTGCTGAAGCGTTTTACTTAGTTTTATCCTTTCCTCCCTCTCCTTTATTCTATTTTCCATAATAGATCTTTCGTATTCGGATGAAGGTTCTAGCTTAGATATAGGTCTAGGTTTACCTTGATCGTCTATAGAGACGAAAGAGAACACAGTTCTAGACACTAGCCTTCTAGTCCCAGTGAAGTGATTTATAGCAAAAATCTTAGCCCCTACGTCAAGAGAGGTATTACCTGTGTATTCAACCGCACCTTGTATTTCAAGGATATCTCCTATTTTAACTGGGACCAGGAAATCTGCAGACCCTGCACTAGCTGTGAAGGTGTTACCTTTAGAATATAACTTAGCTACTATAGCTAACGCCTCATCTAACATCATGTACATTTTCCCGGCATAAAGTATCCCGTTCCCAAATCCATGCTCTGGATATATTGTCCTAACGTAACTTCTCCCGAAAGACATTCCAGGCAAAAGTTCTGACGTGTCTCCCGATATTTTCTTTTTCCTCTCAAGTCTTTTGGCCCTCCTTTTCTCCGCTTCCTGGTCAGGTTCTATCTTAACTGACAGTGATCTAGGTCTCCCATTTTCATCTACCGCGACGTAGCTCATTAACCCTATTGCTCCCAACTCTTCGTTTGTACCTCTCTTTATACAACCCCTAACTTCAATTTCGACAGAGCTCGACCAAGACGCCTTAGCTTCCGCAGTTACTCTTAATATGTCCCCAAGTCTAGCAGGTCTAAACAGGTAAAGGTAGTCTACTGAGGCTAAAAGGTAATTACCCTGGCTTATGCTAGACATTAATATCCCAGCCGTATCAATAAGCCAGCTCATGTATATTCCGCCGTGAAGCGAACCGAAGTGATTGGTGTGCCACGGGAACACGTTATAATAGGTATCCGTAGAGTACACGATATCACCTTTTATCAGAGCCCACTATTTCTCTTAGTCTCTCATCTCCTTTAATACTCTTTATAAAGGACGAAACCTGCTCTGGAACTAGACTTTCCCACTCTTCACCCGTTATCATGAACTTCCTAATTAATGTAGAATTATACTTCTCTCTATTAAATGATGGAGGAATTAGGATTTCATTGCCAGCCTCTTTAAACAGTCTAAGTACAAGCGGATTCCTTGCAATGACTGCCTCAAACGAAGGTACGTACATTTTGACGTGGTAGGCCCACACGTTATTCATTAATATATCAGGTATTGGAACTAGGTAATATCTATCCCCAGGGATGCCCTCAGCCCTCATCACGTTTCTTATCATCTCTATCCTCTCGCCGGCGGTGAATGGGTTAGATAGGGTATGGCTCTCCTGAGCGCTTCCGATAAGCACGATGAGCTCATCCAGCCTTTCAAGCCCCCATTTGATCACGTTAAGATGACCTAAATGAAAGGGCTGAAATCTACCAGGATAGATCCCTCTATGCAGACATCATCACCTTCTTTCACATCTAGAAGTAGTGACGCGTTTGCCTTATTTAACCCTAATTCAAGAAATCCGTATCCATTTCTGTATACTATCAACCCGGTTTCCCTGTCCTGAAATGTTGAAGCAGTCCATGCCTGATAGGTCCTTCCACCTACCTTTAATTGAGCTGTCATTCCAAGTTTCACTTTAGCATCACGTAAAGCTAAAGCTACGTTCCCGTAATGATCTATGAAAATCACCTTAGTGCAAATCATATTATTCTCCACTCTAACGCTAAAGTCTACTTTCTGGATCCTGTCTTCACTAATTTTCGATCCTAAAGTGTCCATTGGGACCCTTAGCGATAATAACGCTGCGCTAATAGAGAATATGTCTCTACCATGGAACGTGTTAGAGATCGCCTTGGATAGATACACTTTTTCATTATCAATCACGTGAAGATCAACCACTTCATCAGCTTTGATTGAGGGATAGAGAACGCCGTTGTCAGGACCTATAAAAATGTAATTCCTGGTTTTAATTGCTAAAGGTTTTCTCTCAGTTCCAACGCCAGGATCGATCACTACTAAGAAAATGGTGTTTTTTCTAAAATATCTGAACGATGTGTACAACAAATAGGAACCGGATATTATGTTAAAGTTCTTAGCCTCTGGCGATATGTAAATTATATCAGCTTCCCTATTTAACTTCTTTATCACAGCTTCCATAACTCCATTGTAGTTATCAGAGGTACCGAAATCAGTTAGGATTGCTATTGTCAAGTTTATTCACCATCAGTTCTAGATAAGACTTTGTTATGGGTTCACCATTTAAATGAAATTTTCCCTTAAAATCTTGAAAGAATGAGACTAAATCTGATTCCTTTACGTCTATTCCCTCTATCTCGATGAAGTTACCCAGTCCCTCTACATTATCTACACATACAGTAAAGTTCCCTTTCCTAAAAGAGATTCTTCTTTTCCTTAGAACATAAGAGGACTTATAGCCTAACTTTTCTAGAATCTTAATCATGCTCTCCTTGTTGTCTAAATTAACTGTAATCTCCTCTCTTGACTTACTATCTTTACCCATCTTTGGACTCTTGTACGTCAGTTCTACCTTATCGTTCACTACCCTAATTCTTAGGGCTTCGTCAGTATCTCTGAAATCTTTGACCGTTCCATTAAGGTAAACATCCTCCTGCTCTTCCTCTCCTAAATACTCGAATCCTTCTTTCTCAAGATTTCGTACCAGTTGACTAGGATCGATGTCGAGCTTGATTTTTATTTCACGTTCAATAACATCTGTCATATGATTGACATCGACTCCTATCTAAAAAATAATGAAGCTTCTTTATATTCTTACGAGATAGAGGACGGTATCACTGAACTGGCTAAAAAGTACGGTTTTTTAGAATATATGATTGAAAGATATATTCATTTTCTAGGATCAAAAACAGAAGAGTTCCTGTCCTCGTGCACCTTTCCTTTAAGAAAGGCTATTAGATGTAATTCGTTAAAAATAGATTGTAAAACTTTATCAGAGAACCTAGAGAATAAGGGTTTCACCTTATCAAGGATTGAGTGGAGTAAGTTTGGATATCGTGTAGAGAAATCACCCAGCACTCCTAGTATCGGTTCAACAATAGAATATATGAAAGGTCAATATTACATTCAAGGAGAAGCGTCAATGATACCTCCCGAGGCACTATCACCTAAGGAGGGAGAACTGGTTCTGGACATGGCATCATCGCCAGGAGGTAAGACTACACATATAGCTCAACTGATGAATAACTCAGGCTCAATAATAGCTTTAGAGAGCAACCCTGCCAGGTTAAAGAAGATAAGGTCAAATATTGCAAGGCTAGGTGTTACTAACGTAATTCTTTTATTGTTAAGGGGGGAGGAAGTATCAAAACTAGGACTTACTTTCGATAAAATACTCCTTGACGCACCTTGTTCCGGAGAGGGTTTAATACCTATAGATAAGACTAGGAAAACAAAAACTCTTCCTGATGATCTAAAACGCTTCCAGAGGACGCAGTTGAACCTCCTTGTAACCGGATATAAAGTGTTAAAAAAGAACGGGTTAATGGTTTATTCTACCTGTAGCATTGCCCCTGAAGAGGATGAGGTCATCGTTAACTTTGCTATTAAATATCTAGGGATGAGAGCGGAGATGATAACTGGCTTTCCAGGTGAGAGAGGACTGTCAAGTTATAAGGGAATCGAGTTCTCAGAAGGAATTCAAAACTGCCTTAGGACATACCCTCATACTCAGAAAATGGAGGGGTTTTTCGTTTGTTTATTGAGAAAAGAGTGAGGAAGCTAACCAATAAGGAGAAGAAGACTATTTTAGCCTCTCTATCTAGTTACGGATGCAGAAAGATCCAGCTGGATCTAGAATTGTATCAAATAGGGAAACTGATATATGGAACTAATGATAATGTTCCTAGTCAGATTACTAAAATATTATCAAAAGATATTAATATTGTTTCCATAGGTCTACCTCTGCTATCTTTAGGTAAGAAAGGAGTAATGCCTTTACTTCCCCTAGGAACGAAAATGGCTGAAGTTTGTTCAAACAAAATCGTTTTACCCACGTCACTAGCTCAGAAGGTACTTTATGGGAAACCTGTCGTAGTAAAGGAGAGATATAGTTTTTACAAGGCATTATTAATAGACGAGAATAACGACTTTTTGTCCTTTGTGAAGCTAAGAAGACGTAGAGATGATACGGTGATAATACCAATTTTAGATATAGGATGGTATTTAAGAGAGGGAGGATAAAGTAAAGTAAACATTTATTGTTTAGATCTAATATGACTACTTCAGATGTATGAAGTGATGTAAGATGGCAGACCAGGTTGAAGAGAAGAAAAGAATTAAGTCAGTGAAGGACCTATCAGGCGTCGGACAGGCAGTACTGAATAAACTAAATGAGTCGGGTTACTCTTCGCTTGAATCAATAGCGGTAGCTTCTCCTCAAGATTTGAGCACAGTGGCAGGCATTCCTTTGGCCACAGCCCAGAGAATAATAAAGGAGGCAAGAGACGCTCTAGATATCAGATTTAAGACTGCGCTTGAGATCGAGCAAGAGAGGGCAAGTGTAAAGAAAATAACTACCGGAAGCCAAGCGTTAGATGGCCTTCTAGGCGGTGGAATAGAGACTAGGACTATGACAGAGCTTTTCGGAGAGTTTGGTTCTGGAAAGACTCAGATATGTCATCAGGTCTCAGTTAATGTTCAACTTCCTTCAGAGAAGGGTGGTTTGTCGGGTAAGGCCCTATACATTGATACAGAAGGAACTTTCAGAACAGAAAGAATAAAGGCTATGGCCTCAGCTTTGGGCTTGGATCCTAAGGAAGTATTGCAGAATATCATGAGTATCAGAGCTATAAATACTGATCATCAGATAGCTATAGTTGAAGAGCTTCAAGATATAATCTCTAAAGATAATACAATTAAACTAGTAGTGGTGGACTCAATAACGTCTCATTTCAGGGCCGAGTACTCTGGAAGAGAGAACTTAGCTGTAAGGCAGCAGAAACTGAACAGGCATCTTCATCAACTAGTTAGATTAGCTGAGATATACGATCTAGCAGTAATAGTAACTAATCAAGTTATGGCCAGACCAGACATGTTTTATGGTGATCCAACGGTAGCGGTCGGAGGTCATACTTTATATCACGTTCCAGGTATTAGGGTACAGATCAAGAAAAGTAGAGGTAACAGGCGGATAGCTAGGATGGTAGATGCTCCTCATTTACCTGAAGGCGAAGTTGTATTTAGTATTACCAACACTGGTATAAGGGACGCTGAGGAGTGAAAAACTCTTAATTAAGGTTTTCCATATCTTGAGTACATGGATCAATTGTGGGCTCCTTGGCGATCTAAGTACATAATGGATGCTTCGAAACCAAGGCAGGAAGATTGTCTGTTCTGTAGAGTGAGTAGAGAAACTAATGATAAAGAGAATTTAGTAGTATGTAGATCACAGAAGGCTTTCGTTATTTTAAACAAGTATCCATATAACCCTGGCCATATCATGATAGTTCCTTTTAGACATGTTCCGTCTCTAGAGCTCCTAGAAAACGATGAAGGTTTACAACTTTTCCGTCTCACCTCAATCGCGCTAAAGGTCTTAAGGGATATATATAGTCCAGACGGCTTTAACGTTGGAATCAACATAGGAAGAGTAGCCGGAGCAGGTATAGAACAGCACGTACATGTCCATATAGTACCTAGATGGAACGGTGACTCTAACTTCATGCCGATAATAGGTCATACTAAGGTACTTCCAGAGACTTTAGACGAGACTTATAAGAAATTGAACCAAAAATCTATATGTAATGAGGAAGTCTTCGATCACTGAAAGGTGAAGAGGCAGGGTTTTGCTGATGATCAAACAGATTCAAGAGGGTATAAGTAAGGCGAGGGAATTAATCCTCCCTTATATTCATGAGACTCCTATGGATTTCTCCAGTACCTTTTCAAGGATGTTACAAGCTGAAGTTTATCTAAAATTAGAAAATTTACAAAAGACAGGTTCATTCAAAGTTAGAGGAGCATTCAATAAGATTTTGAATATGAAAGAAGAGGATAAAAAGAAGGGAGTAATAGCCGTTTCAGCGGGCAACCATGCTCAAGGCGTGGCGTATGCAGCTTCTACGTTGGGCATAAAGTCAGTAATAGTAATGCCAGAAACGGCTCCTGTTTCTAAATATAGGGCTACAAAAGGATACGGAGCAGAAGTTATACTTTATGGGAAGTTCATTCATGAGAGTATGAAGAAAGCTCAGGACTTAATAAGAGAGAGAAATCTTACACTAATTCACCCTTACGATGATCCATTTATAATAGCAGGTCAGGGTACGGCAGGGCTTGAAATGTATAATGAGAAACCGGACATAGTAGTGGTTCCGATAGGGGGCGGAGGTCTGATTTCAGGCATATCTCTAGCCCTTAAATCCGTTAATCCTAATATCAAGGTGATAGGGGTTCAATCTCTCGCTTCTCCATCTCTTAAGATATCAAAGGATCTAGGAAGGTTAGCCGAGATAGAACCCTCATATTCTATAGCTGATGGCATATTGGTTAAATCACCATCCGATTTAACATTTCAAATCATTTCTGAGTATGTAGATGATATAGTTTTAGTGGATGATGAGGAGATAGCTTGGGCAATGATGATGCTTATGGAGAGGAGTAAAACTGTAGTGGAGCCAGCCGGTGCCGCCCCTCTAGCGGCGCTTCTTTCCGGTAAGATTAGAGCTAACGGAAAAAAAGTCATCGCGTTTCTTAGTGGGGGAAATGTTGATATGTCATTACTTGCCAGGATAATTGATAAAACGCTTTATAAGACGAAAAGAATCGTGAAAGCGAGAGTGATAGTACCTGATAAGCCTGGATATCTGAATAAGGTACTTAACTACGTAGCCCAGATAAGAGGGAATATTATTGACGTTGTACACGATAGGGTTAGCAGTGACGTAATGCCCGGATACACTAAAATATACGTAATGTTTGAAGTAGCAGAACAAGAGGCGTTAAGCAGGTTTATTTTAGCGCTACATAATGAGAACATAGAAGTTAAACTAATAGATTAAAAGTCGATGATCGAAATCCTTATTGTTTATAACTAGAGGCGGGCTTTCAGTATTCTGTAAAGGTTAGTCCGAAATTCTTAAAGGGAGAAATGTTATAATATCCACGGTAGATCCAGATGGAATTTACTATCTAGGACCTGAGGGAAGTTTCTCACACGAAGCTGCCTTAAAGGTAAAGGAAGCATACACAAGTAAGTCTTCAATATCTGAGATATTTGATGGGGTATCAAAGGGAGCGTTAGGTGTAGTCCCAGTAGAGAACACATTAGAAGGCCCAGTAAACGAGACACTCGTAAGTAAGTCTTCAATATCTGAGATATTTGATGGGGTATCAAAGGGAGCGTTAGGTGTAGTCCCAGTAGAGAACACATTAGAAGGCCCAGTAAACGAGACACTCGATAATCTCTACGCTAGAGATGAGATATATGTAAACAGAAGAATTGATATAAAAATAGACTTGGTATTAGCGGCATCACCTGATGCTAAGAAGGAGTCCATAGAAAGAGTCTATTCGCATAACCACGCTATACACGAAGCGAAAAGAACCCTATCAAGGCTCGGATTCGTCAATTTCGTCCCAGTAGCTAGCACATCTAAGGCTGCCCAGTTGGCGTCAGAGGACATTAAATCTGCTGCAGTTTGTTCCAGATTAGCTGCTCAAATTTACGGTTTAAAGATTCTTCATGATAATATTCAAGATGGATTAAACATTACAAGATTCTTAGTTATATCGAAGGAGCTTAGTGAGAATGGAGAAAGAACTATACTATTATTTACTGTCCCAGATAAACCAGGTTCACTTTATAAGGTTCTTGAAAAGTTTTATCTTCATAATATTAATTTATCAATGATATATTCTAGACCGACTAGGAAAATTCCTTGGAACTATTACTTTTATCTAGAGTACGAAGGAGATATGATGTCATCAAAACATTCAGGACTACTTAACGAATTACGCCAAGCTACACAGGAACTGAAACCAAAGGGTAGCTATACCTTTCTAAATCCTACATGACTATCCCTGGCTTTAGATTATCTAAGCTATAGAGCAACATGTAGCTTTTAGCGCCAGTTACTCTTAGAGCCTTAGCAGATGCTTCTCTTATAACGCTTTTATCCTTTCCGTGTAACATACAATAGCACAGATAGTCCCAAGGCTTATCGCTTTCCCTAAGAACTACGTGAGTTGCCTCGTTTAAATTTTCAGCTATATTATTGCAAGCAACTTCAAAGCTATCTGTGTTAATTAGTAGCATTGCGTTCTCAGTTATTCCAACTTTATCGCCGTTAATCGTCGCGCCGTAATCCTTGATTACATGTTTTTTCCTTAGATCTGAAATTAGTTCCACAAGATCTCCCTCTTTGTAACCGAACCTTTCTGCTATAGATTTGAAAGGTCTTTCTGTTATAGGAAGAGGATAAGATAGAGATTTCAAGAGCTCCATGTTTAAACCAAGCTCGTCTGCTGTAGGGATCCTATCTGGAGGCATCTCAGCTTTACTCCACGATATTCCTCTTATAATATCGTATTTCACACTTAATTTAAGGTTCTTCTTAGAGAAGAGAATTATATAATCGTTTGTATTTACATTTTCCATCAAATACCTAACTTCCTTCTCAAGGGCCTCCCTATTTTGAGCCTTAATCACATACCAAACGTTGTATCTAGGATGATTTCTAATGTAGTTATGAGTTAACTCTCGTATATGAAGCGCTTCCCTTCGAAATTTATCTAATTGATCCAGAGGGATTGATGCAGCGACAAGAGCACCTTCCATGCCTTTAACTCTAAAATTGACGTACATTCCAAGCCTCTTTATTACTTCTAAGTCGATTAGGTTTTTTATCTCCCTGAGTGTATCGTGAAGGCTTAGCTTAGTTCTATCCGCAATAACATTAAAAGGTGTTTCATCAACAGGGAAATTATATTGAAGTTCCATGACGAGATTTTTCTGGACGTCACTTAAGGAAATCATGTGTATAAAAGATCCTTGAAAGATTAAAAATAGTTATACATTATAGTCTATTCCTAGCTTGTTTAGAATACCCCTAGCTGCTAGCACTCCAGTAGCTGCTGCAATATTTATCCCTCTAGATAGGCCAGCTCCGTCTCCCGCAGCGTATAAGTTATCAACCACAGTTTCCATGTTACTATCCACTATTGCTCTCATGCTGTAATACTTTATCTCTGGGGCGTATAGTAGGGTGTTAGACGAGTAAATCCCCGAAGCCATATTATCTAGCCTTTCTAAACCTTCAATAAGATCGGTGACAACTCTGTAAGGCAACCCCATACTTATATCTCCGGGCGTTACATCCTTTAGAGTAGGTTTAACCGTAGATCTACTTATTCTTTCCCAAGTACTTCTTCTACCTTTTTCAAAGTCTATCAATCTCTGAAGTATAGGCTTCTCTCCGCCTAATCTAGTCATCAACCTAGCTACGCTCTTTCCATACTCTATAGTATCTTCTAAGGGATCTGAAAGCTTAACCGTAGCTAAGAATGCAAAGTTCGTATTGTTGCTCTTTTTATCAACGTAAGTCTCTCCGTTAACTCCTATAGTTCCATCATCATAAACCTCTTTCATTATAAAGCCTCCTGGATTTACGCAAAATGTTCTAACCTTATCATCATATTTCCTGGTGTACATTATGACCTTAGGATCCCAAACAGCACTTGTTAAGTCCTCCATTACAAATGACTCCATCTCTACTCTAACGCCTATATCCAGAGGTCCAGATACCATATCAACTCCTAGTCTCTTAGCCTGATCGTAAAACCATTTAGCCCCCGATCTTCCTGGTGCTACGAGAACAGTCCTAGCCTCTATTTCGCCTTTAGTCGTCTTTATATTGAAAGAGGTTCCTCTCTTCTCTATCTGATTAACTTCAGTAAGTTCAGATATCTTTATTCCACTTTTTTCTACATAATTAGTTAAATTTTCTATTACTAAAGGGCTCTTGTCTGTGCCAATATGCCTTTGCACAATAGGTACGAATTCAGCTCCTACTTTAGCAGCCTTTCTTTGAACTTCCTTTACTCTTTCCTCATTAGGTCTAAATAGTCTATCTTTAGGAGCACCGAACTTAACGAAAACCTCATCTATATAATTGACCATCTCCTGAGCTCTCTCCCAGCTTCTCATAATCTCATGGAGTTCTCCTCCTATGTCGGGTCTCAAGTTTATTATCCCACTACTAAATGTACCAGCTCCACCCAATCCATAGTTAATGTGACATGGAGTGCAGAAAGTACATTTCTCTTTTGGAGTAAGTAGAGGACAACTCCTTCTAGAAGCTTTTACACCTTTATCGATTAGAATAACTTTAAGCTCTCCGTCTTTTTGCATCGCGTTACTCATTTCATACGCCGCAAAAAGTCCAGCAGGTCCTCCACCAATAATTGCCACATCGTAATCCATTTTACTCACCTATTTTCTCGCTCCTTAAATCAATGATGTCCATAGAGTCCTCTCCAGTACCTATGAGAGTTATTGGAACCTTTAGTTCATCCTCTAGATTTTCTATCCATTGTTTTGCATTGTATGGTAACTTAGAGTAGTCTCTAACTCCCTTAGCATCCTTAAATGCCGAATCTAACTTGGTTATTGCAACTTGAGTGGCCGAACTGAATTTGATCGCTCTTTTAGCTAGGTTCACATTGAACGGAGCTACCCTTCTAATTCGTCCAGTTACCGTCCCAGTCTCTAAAATTCCCATTTCCTTAGCTTTATCCAGGGGTAACTCGTTTTCAAGATAGCCTTCACCTACCCTCGTAACAAAGGATTTGAAAATTATTATTACCTGATCGACGTATTTAGGTCCAACTCCAATTTCACTTAATATTCCGCCTGCCGTCGTGTTTCTGCTTGTTACAAAAGGATATTCCCCATGATATAGACTCAAAAACGTCCCTTGAGTACCTTCAGCTAAAACCCTTTCTCCTCTCTCTATTTTGTCTAATATCATTTCGGGAACGTTTACGATGAGTTTTTCTAATTCAGGAAAGTCTTTAGCCAGTCTAAGTTTTCTGAGAACTCTTTTAGCTTCAGCAATACCCACGCCTTGACCGGTACTTCCTATAACTTTCATTATGTACTCGTCATTTCTCTCTTCTACGATTTCTTGTTCAGTAATTATTCCAACATGTGGATCGATAAATGTTCTTCCCAATGAATTGGTTTCTTTAATCTCTTTTTCAAGCTGAGTTAGGCTAGTTAAAGCTCCGGGTCCTAAGGCTAACTTTACCTCTGGATTAACGAACGCCGAGGGTATTATTCTAATTTTCCAGGTCTTTCCAGAATATGAAACTGTATGACCTGCATTTATTGAACCAGTTCTTACGGCCAGGTTATACTTTCCCTTCAAACCTAAGTAAGAAGCTATCTTACCCTTACCTTCATCACCGTAGAAACCTCCTACCAGAATATCTAGCATTAAGCACCGTTTTGAGTAATGTTTTTGCATGGTATAAAAACCTTGACTTACGTTATCTATCATTATAAATCTAACTTCTTTCCTGGATCAATATTATAACTAAATTAGCTAACCTTGGCTAGTTGATAATTATAGATCAAATCATAAATATTCCATTAACTTGTAATTATATCAATTTCTTTCTTTGTTATAGCCTCTTTAATCTCTATTGCAATTCTTCTTCCGAGGCTAATGGGCTTACCAAAGTATAGCTTAGAGTACTGACTACCAATCCCCATATATGCGTTAGTACCTCCACCTATTCTAGGCGCTACGTCAAACACTACAATC is part of the Metallosphaera cuprina Ar-4 genome and harbors:
- a CDS encoding adenylosuccinate synthetase; this translates as MLDILVGGFYGDEGKGKIASYLGLKGKYNLAVRTGSINAGHTVSYSGKTWKIRIIPSAFVNPEVKLALGPGALTSLTQLEKEIKETNSLGRTFIDPHVGIITEQEIVEERNDEYIMKVIGSTGQGVGIAEAKRVLRKLRLAKDFPELEKLIVNVPEMILDKIERGERVLAEGTQGTFLSLYHGEYPFVTSRNTTAGGILSEIGVGPKYVDQVIIIFKSFVTRVGEGYLENELPLDKAKEMGILETGTVTGRIRRVAPFNVNLAKRAIKFSSATQVAITKLDSAFKDAKGVRDYSKLPYNAKQWIENLEDELKVPITLIGTGEDSMDIIDLRSEKIGE
- a CDS encoding Lrp/AsnC family transcriptional regulator encodes the protein MISLSDVQKNLVMELQYNFPVDETPFNVIADRTKLSLHDTLREIKNLIDLEVIKRLGMYVNFRVKGMEGALVAASIPLDQLDKFRREALHIRELTHNYIRNHPRYNVWYVIKAQNREALEKEVRYLMENVNTNDYIILFSKKNLKLSVKYDIIRGISWSKAEMPPDRIPTADELGLNMELLKSLSYPLPITERPFKSIAERFGYKEGDLVELISDLRKKHVIKDYGATINGDKVGITENAMLLINTDSFEVACNNIAENLNEATHVVLRESDKPWDYLCYCMLHGKDKSVIREASAKALRVTGAKSYMLLYSLDNLKPGIVM
- a CDS encoding HIT family protein, which produces MDQLWAPWRSKYIMDASKPRQEDCLFCRVSRETNDKENLVVCRSQKAFVILNKYPYNPGHIMIVPFRHVPSLELLENDEGLQLFRLTSIALKVLRDIYSPDGFNVGINIGRVAGAGIEQHVHVHIVPRWNGDSNFMPIIGHTKVLPETLDETYKKLNQKSICNEEVFDH
- a CDS encoding prephenate dehydratase translates to MYYLGPEGSFSHEAALKVKEAYTSKSSISEIFDGVSKGALGVVPVENTLEGPVNETLVSKSSISEIFDGVSKGALGVVPVENTLEGPVNETLDNLYARDEIYVNRRIDIKIDLVLAASPDAKKESIERVYSHNHAIHEAKRTLSRLGFVNFVPVASTSKAAQLASEDIKSAAVCSRLAAQIYGLKILHDNIQDGLNITRFLVISKELSENGERTILLFTVPDKPGSLYKVLEKFYLHNINLSMIYSRPTRKIPWNYYFYLEYEGDMMSSKHSGLLNELRQATQELKPKGSYTFLNPT
- a CDS encoding NAD(P)/FAD-dependent oxidoreductase: MDYDVAIIGGGPAGLFAAYEMSNAMQKDGELKVILIDKGVKASRRSCPLLTPKEKCTFCTPCHINYGLGGAGTFSSGIINLRPDIGGELHEIMRSWERAQEMVNYIDEVFVKFGAPKDRLFRPNEERVKEVQRKAAKVGAEFVPIVQRHIGTDKSPLVIENLTNYVEKSGIKISELTEVNQIEKRGTSFNIKTTKGEIEARTVLVAPGRSGAKWFYDQAKRLGVDMVSGPLDIGVRVEMESFVMEDLTSAVWDPKVIMYTRKYDDKVRTFCVNPGGFIMKEVYDDGTIGVNGETYVDKKSNNTNFAFLATVKLSDPLEDTIEYGKSVARLMTRLGGEKPILQRLIDFEKGRRSTWERISRSTVKPTLKDVTPGDISMGLPYRVVTDLIEGLERLDNMASGIYSSNTLLYAPEIKYYSMRAIVDSNMETVVDNLYAAGDGAGLSRGINIAAATGVLAARGILNKLGIDYNV
- the ilvA gene encoding threonine ammonia-lyase, translating into MIKQIQEGISKARELILPYIHETPMDFSSTFSRMLQAEVYLKLENLQKTGSFKVRGAFNKILNMKEEDKKKGVIAVSAGNHAQGVAYAASTLGIKSVIVMPETAPVSKYRATKGYGAEVILYGKFIHESMKKAQDLIRERNLTLIHPYDDPFIIAGQGTAGLEMYNEKPDIVVVPIGGGGLISGISLALKSVNPNIKVIGVQSLASPSLKISKDLGRLAEIEPSYSIADGILVKSPSDLTFQIISEYVDDIVLVDDEEIAWAMMMLMERSKTVVEPAGAAPLAALLSGKIRANGKKVIAFLSGGNVDMSLLARIIDKTLYKTKRIVKARVIVPDKPGYLNKVLNYVAQIRGNIIDVVHDRVSSDVMPGYTKIYVMFEVAEQEALSRFILALHNENIEVKLID